The sequence CCGGCAGGGGATACAGGGAGATCTCGTCGATGATCGCCATCGGCCCGAACCCGGTATCCCACCGCCCATCATTGGTGAAGTCCCACCGAATCTCCATGCCGCCATAGACGGACCCCGAGCGCGTCAATTGCGACGGATCAATGCTGAAGAGCGGGAACGGGGTACAATCGCCAGTCGGCTCCGCCGCGACAGTCAGTATCTGATGGGTGGCGGGCCCGGCGCCGGCTCCGTCCGGACGCGTGGATTCGCCGCAGGACAGGGCCGCAAGCGCCGTGGCGCCGATGAGTCCGAGTCCCCGCACCAGTCGCCAGGCAATCATCAGTGGTCCCTTCCCCGGTCCCTGGTCCCGACGGGAACCGGGGCCTTCATGTGTCGCCAGCTACGGCGTGATGAACCAGGACATGATGGGGTCCAGCCCGAAGCCGTCCGCGGTCGGCCTGAAGACGAAGATCCTTCCCTCGTCACAGAAGACCGCTGAATCCGCGGTGCAGGTCCTCAGTGCAAAGCCATCTACCGGCGAACTCGCGGAACCGGCTTGCGACGGCGGAAACACGCGACTGTTGGAGACGCTCAGGAGAACCTCACCCTCCAGGTACCGGGGCTCGGCCACGCTGAGGGCATACTCGTAGTCGGACACGCGCATGTCGCCGAAGAACGTGACACCCTGGAAGACATACTCCCAGATCGCGCCGTCGGCGTACTCATGGATGGTGACCAGGGTGCCCGAATCGCTGATGTGCGGTTCCGGTGATTCCGCCGGGTCGTCATCAGAGCAACCGGAACAGGCCAGCGCGGCAAGCACGAGCGTGGCAACGGCGAATCTTCGCACAATCCGACCTCTTCCGCGTCGCGCGTACGCAGCCCTAGAACCGCAATCCCAACGTCACGTCGATGCCATCGGCCACGAAGCTGCTGCCGGGCGCATCAGACGACGTGCCGTCCGAAGCCATCCTGTACACCGCATCCAGGGTCAACGGCCTACCCCATAGCGAGTGGGTGAATCCGGCGCCGAGCAGCAGGGCCAGGTCATACCCGCCCGACTCCCGGTCGAGTTCGACGCCGTCCTCCGTGACCTGTCGGGTCAGGTCCTGGCCGTCCTCCTCGACCTCGTACGCCAGAACCCAGCCCAGCGACGGGCCGGCGATCAGGGCCAGCGGCAGCTTTTCGCGCCAGGGACCATTGTACCGCAGGAGAAGCGGCAGTTCCAGATAGTCGCGCCGCAGCACAAGCTCGTCGACCTCGACCTGGCTATTGGTCAGCGACGACGACAGGTCGTGGTAGGTGCCGCCTCGGCGCACAAAGACGAGCGCCGGCTGGAAGACCACCGACGCCGACAGGGCCACATCCGCAAACGAGCCGATGACGAGGCCCGTGTTCGCCTCCGAACTCCCGTAGCCCGGGCCATCGAGGCGCATATGGGACGAGGTGCCGCCGACTTTGATCCCGATGCCCTCGAACGGCGCCGCCCCGGCTGCGGTGGCGGCCAATGCAAGCACCGTCGACAGGTTGGCGACCATCATCCGCTTCCATCCTGGTACACGCATCGCAAGTACTCGTTTCGCTATTCGAACGACGATTGAGTGACGAACAGGACGCCAACGACCACAACCAGGAAGGCAATGCCCGTCAGTGTGGCCTTGGTCACGGAACCAAAGCTCGCCTGGTCCTCCATTTCCACAAGCGTGATCTCCGAACGCGTCAGGGTGCGCCCCTCGACACCGAAGTTGCCGACGCGGCCGATGGTGAACGTCGAGTCGGTGAGCGCGGTGATCTCGCCGGCCGACCTTGCGCCATCCGGATACACGACGCGCGCTGTCGCGCCGACGAACAGCTGGGGTTGTTCGCGCCCGTCCGCGGGTAGTTGCGCGATCTCGCCGGGCAGACGGGCGGCCCTATAGGTGGCACAACCCGTGAGGGTCGCCAGGAGTAGAGCAAGGGCGAGCAGGAGCGCCGGTTCTCTGATGGGCGGCTCGCGGCGTTGGCTGATCAAGGTTCACTCCAGGGTCGATCCGCACCTGTCGACATCAACTGAAAGGCATCTGCGACAATACCAGCACCAATAGTGCCGCCGCCCCCAGGACGATGGCAAACACCGCCGAGACCGGCTTCTCGCTGCCGATGGCCTTGGGCCGGTACTGCACGGATGCGATCTGGTCGGGCGCGAAGGCATGGCGGCCGGCCAGCGGCCGGTCATCGGCGCGGATCACGATTGAATCCCCCAGGGAGACAACCGTTCCCGTCCAGTGCACGCCCGACAGGTCCGTCACTTCCGCTTCGCCGCCGACACGCGCGGGCGCCCACGACACCTCGGCGCCGGGGCCGGAGATTTGCGGGCGCACCCGGTGATACGCCGGCGAACAGGCGCCACTGAGGAGCGCACCGGCAAGGATGCCGATCACGATCACTGTCCTGCGAGCGGATATCATGCAACTCCACTTCAACTCAACTGCAACCCGACCGACACCACAGGTCCCGACTCGAACGGAAACAGGGCCTCCCGCCCCTTGCTGAGCAGCCAGCCCCGCGCCCCGATCACGAGGCCGATCTTCGTCGACACGGGGAACACGCAGGTCCCCGACCCCGTCAGGAACAGGCCGCCGTCCGATGAATTGCAGAGGAGCGTATCACATTGCCGCGAGTAGATGTCTTCATGGGTGACCACGGCCGCTCCCGCAGAAACACCGAACGACACGCAGATCCATGGACGCTTGAACACGAGCCGATCGTATCCGGCCTCCACGGAGTTCGCCGAATAGTGCCTGACGTTCGGCGCGATCTCGGGCGGCATCGTATCCAGGCCGCGGTGGGCGAAGAACAGGCCCCACCGCTGCGTACGGTCGCTGTTCGCAAAATTCTTCGACAGGTAGCCGACTCTCATGGAAAGGCGGCGGCTGTAGTCCAGGTCGGGCGCGCCCTCATAGCCCTGGGTTCGGTACGCCGGAGTGTTCAGGTCGTACTCGATGCTGATGGCCTGCCCATGCACGAGCGCCGGCACAAGCACCACAAGCAGTGCAGCCGCGCACGCTATGGCGCGCAATCTCCGGTTCGCCAGCTGCGTACGCAATTCGCACCTCAATGGAAGCGGATCCCCGCCAACTGCACCCGCCGCGTCAACATCCCGGAAATCGACGCGTCCTCCAGCCAGACCCGGAAGTGCCGCACGTCGGCCAGGTCGGGCTCACCGCCAGCGTTCACGATCGTCAGGCCGCGCCGAATGGGGATCCGGTACAGACGCCAGGAGATCCCGGCATCGATGAGATCCTGGACGTTGTCATAGTCCTGGACGACATCGATCATGGGCACTGCCGCGGCCAGGTCGATGACATGGCTGAAGTAGCTGTTCGCGCGATCCCACTGTCCATTGTGGTCAAGGTCTTCCGTGTCTTCGCGATTGTTCCGGGCCATGTTGTTGATCCGCGGGTACGGTGAGTCGAATTCCCACTCGTAATCTGCGCCGTACACACACGCATCGTAATAGCAGCCATTCAGGCCGATGTCCTCCATGTAAGTCCAGACACCGTCCGGTTCCTCCCCGAGAATGCCGTCTTCCTGCTCGAACTGGCTCGTTACCAGCTGGTTTTCATAGTCACGAGGCCAGTAGCCGTCCTCGTCCAGGCGCCCGAAGTCCACGTGCAGGCGTCCGGTCCGCTGGTCCGGATCGACGATGCCGTCGTTCACCCAGATGTCGAGCCAGGCCATTCCCGACATGTCCGGGAACCCCGTTCCCGTGGCCGTCGGGCTGCACATGATGCCGCCCCAGCTCGATGTCTCCCACGCGCCCGTCTCCGAACGTAGATACAGCTCCAGGGCGGGCACCGGGGCCTCGCCCTCCTCCTGCCCAACGTCAGGTTCCAGGTAGCGGCGCAGCACGGGGGGATTCAGCAGGAACCAGCGGATGGTCTCGACCCGGTCGTTGGCGGTGAATGTCCGCGGCGTGTCGCCGCCGGCCGCCGGGTCGACCGGCAGGCTGGCCAGGCTCCAGGAGAGCCGGTGATGGCTGAGGGTGCCGGGGGCATCGACGGGCCCTGGCGCCACAGGGCTCTTGTCATCATCCGAGCATGCCCCGACGCACAGGATCATGGCCGTGATGATGACAAGCTTGTGCCGCCGCGACAACCAGCCATGGGCGCGAGCATTTTCCATTTCCCGCAGGCACGAAACCGGCATTGCCTTGCTCCACTTCGTCGTGATCATGTCCGTTGCGTACGCTGACGCAACACGCGCGACTCACAGCTGCGACGACAACCGCTGACGGTTCCATCGCGCTCTTTCGGCGATCTCATGTCCAAGGCCAATCCCCGCGCCGATGAGGACACCCAGCTTCAGGTTCGCGATCACCACTTCGGGATTCACGGGGCCGGGCCGCAACAGGCGGAGCACCCCCAGCGCGCACAGATAGACGATACCAAAAACGACGGCCCACAGAACGAACTTTCCGAACGAAACACGCCGCATCCCGTCTTCAATGCGCAGGGCCCCAAGGACCGCGACAAGCAATGCGCTCACCCAGACCGCATTGCGGACCAGCAGGCTGGCGGACCAGGACCCCGAGATGGCCGAGGTCAAGGCGAACGCGACAACACCGACTCCGGCGACGTACTCCAGGCGGCGCGCCTGAATGGCCACCAGGAACGCGCCGCCGACCAGGCCGCCGGCAATGAACTGGAAGCTGGACAGGCTGGGATCAAAGATACGGCCTCCGCAGGCCAGTGCGCCCACCAGCATGCAGGTGAGCAGACACAGGGCAACGGTCAGCAACCCGGAGAATGGACGCGCGCCTGACATATGCCACAACCTCCCGGTACAAGAGAGCCCCGCGCGGCCCGTGCAGACCGCGAACGACAGCTGCAGGCTACTATCTGCCCTTCACCTGCCCCACGTGGGCACGGACAACCACGTTGTGCTCTTCGCCCTTCCGATAGAGATACACCGCGCCGTCCCGCCCCGAACCGACCACCGACTCGAATCCGGCCGAGCTTCCAACGGCCACCAGCGCCACGTTGCTGTCGTAGAGACACAGCAGGCTCCGGCCCGCGTCGTTCTCGCCCCGGCTGAAGGATGTGACCAGGACATGCCCGTTCGACAAGGCCACGATGCCCGAGGTGGCCGGGAACATGTGGTACGTGATCCGGTCGCCATCGACTTCCGGCATGGGCGGTTCCGGTACATAGTCGGCGCCGCCGGCCCTGGTTTCCACGAGCAGGTTTCCCGCCTTGTCGAACTTGCGGATCGCGTAGGGCGCCATCTGCGCATAGACCAGGGCATCGGGCGCCATGATCGCCAGGTCACCGCCGATGTAGGTGGTTCCCACGTACCACGGCGTGTTGCGGCCCTTCACATAGTTGTCCGAAAAGGACTTCCGGTACGCGTGATCCGGGCCATACAGGTCAATGATCGTCTCGTCCTGACGGCCCCGGACACAGATCACGACCGATCCGTCCGCGAAGACGGCGATGGCCCGCGGCAGGTCCACGGCATTGTGGCGCTCGAACGAGCCCACGTGGGTCAGCTGCGCATCGAGGATCTCCACGCGGCCTCCGTGCCCGACGATGTAGATCCGGTCATGGCTGTCGATGGCGGCACTCGGATGCGACATCAGGTCACCGGGTCCGTCACCGGCGTTGTCCAGCACCTGCTGCAACTCGCCATCCCGCGAGAACTTCATGAGGGCGGGCAGATTCCGGTCCAGGACGTAGATGTTGCCCTTCGAGTCTTCCACAACGGAGGAAACGCTCCCGAAGAAGTACTCGTCCGCAACCTCGGCTCCGCCCAGGGTCAGGTCCGCATCCAGTACCAGGTTGGGCCCACCGGCATGCGCCGCCTGCGACGAGAGCGCACAAGCGAGCCCGATGGCGGTTATCGCACCCAGGGCCATTGTTCGCCATGTTTGCAGCAGGTTTCCCATGATATGCCTCCATCAAGCGAGACCATCACACCGAGATCATCCAGGCGTTCCCCGCGGCGCGCATCAACTCTTCGCTGCCGCGACGGCATTGCGGTTGGCCATGTACAGGATATGGGCCAGGCCCGCGACCACGAACACCGGCGGCAACCAGGAGTCGAGTTCCATGAAGGTGCCGGCGCCGACGGGCATGAGGATCAGGTATGTGCCCGGGATCGCGCTGCGCTGCCGCGGAAACAGCCGCATGGCCAACAACTGGAAGCAGAGAATCGCGGCGTGCAGGACAAGTATACCTACGGAAATCTTCTGCATGATGCACCCTCCATTTCGCAGCCCGATAGTAACCCGGCAGACATTGTTTGTCCCCGTCTATTCCCTCCTGCAGGTCCAGTCAGGCACCGCCGGTCAGGCCGGAGTTGCGATCTTGAGGCCGATAATGCCGACGATGATCAGGCCGAGACTTGCCAGGCGCATGGGATTGGCCGACTCACCGAACAGGACAATGCCCAGGATCGCCGTCCCGACGGCGCCGACGCCGACCCATACCGCGTAGGCCGTACCGAGCGGCAGCGACTTCATGGCGATGCCGAGCAATCCCAGGCTGATGACCATGGAAACCGCGGTGCCGACGGTCGGCCACAGGCGGGTGAAGCCGTCGGTGTACTTGAGCCCGACCGCCCAACCCATCTCGAACAGGCCCGCCACGATGAGAATGAACCACTTCATGACTATCCCTCTTCTGGTGGGGCTGTCGTGTCAAGGACACGCTTGATGAACGGCGCCTTGGCCTCGGTGTAGGCGGCCTTGTCCGAGGCGTGCAGCACGGCCAGGTGCCGCTTCAGCTCGGCGTAGGCCCGCGTGATGTCTTCGTTCGCGCGCATCGCATCGCGGAACCCGAGATGCTGCAGCCAAAGCGTGCCCCCCAGCACGACGGCGTGGATGTGCACGCGCGGCGTCACGCCTTCAGCCCTTACGAAGTACCGACGGTCGGGTATCTGCAGCTCATACTCGGGACGGTAGACGAAACCGAGCGACGCGAGGGCCGCGACACTGGCTTGCACCTCGTCGAGTGCCGCCACGCCAAGAAGGACGTCAAGCACCGGCTTGGCGCAGAGCCCGGGAACCGCGGTGCTTCCGATGTGCTCAGGAACAATGCCGGGGTGAGTGATCGCTGATCGGAGCTCGGCCGCGACCTGCGCGTATTGCGTAGGCCACGTGTCCTGGTACTCACTGAGATGGACTTCGGGCATGTGCGCCTTCCGCGGCCGAACGATCGGGCTGACCTGCCGCGCGCGGCGCGGCCGGCGCCACGCTGGGACTACGGACAACTCCTGCCCATCTTCGACACCAGTACGCTGATGTCCGTGAGATTGATGGCGCCGTCAAATGCCAGGTCGGAGCGGAAGGCGTACGCGCCGAAGTAGTCCGCTGCAAAGTCGGCCACGTCGGCGATGTCCACGGAGAGGTCGCCGTTGATGTCCGGACTATTGACGCTCAGCAGCATTCCCGTGTTCGACAGGAGCGGTTGTGACCCCTGCCAATAGACCCGGACCAGGGACTGGCTGTGGCCTCCGGCGTGCGGAGGCGCAATCCAATCCGTGGACCCGTTCGCGCGCGTATTGAAAGTCGCCGCAAGGCCGTTCTCGCAAGCCGCGACCCCGCCATCCTGCCACCGCAGGCTCCAGGCAGTGTACGGCATGTTGGAAATGGGGAAGCCTCCACCGTCAAGCGCCCAGAGCGTGATCTTGCGATTGACCGTCTGTCCATTGATGAGCCGCGCCTCCTCGAACGAGGGGCCCGTTCCATCCGGCACGACAAGCAGGACGGGAGCCTGGGGCAGATAGGACGGAAACCAGGACGTCGACAGTACGAGATCCGGCACAGGATCGGTGCCGACCTGCGCGGTGGCATCGCAGGCTGCTGTTGCAAGCATTGTCGCCGCTATTGCTACGGCAATCTGGATTCTCGGGCGCATTGCAGTCCTCCCTATGCTGGAATCAATCTACGTGCGACGAGAACACGAAGGCAATTGCCGGCCGCCGCAGCGGGTGGGCGCGACCGAAGTGTCAGTTGTTCGGGCTCCAACCGAATATAGGACCCCAGCGCCAGAAGCACGACGCCCACAAGGCCCAGAACCGCGCGCAACCCGGGCGAGCCGATGCAAAGGGCCGCGCTGCCGCCCGAAGCAGTGGCCAGACGTCTGGGGACATAGGGTGGTTGCTGAAACCACGAAACCGCGAACAGGGCCCAAGCCACGGTCGTGAAGCCTCGACCCCAGCCTGCATCGGTGAAGACAAGTGTGAGGGAGTACAAAGAGATAAGGGCGGCGCTGACGGACCATGCCAACCGATAGCCCAAGCCCTGACGAACAGTTGTCATGTCCTCGACCTTCTTGCTGCTGTCATTCCCCGTACCGCCGGCCCTGACGGCGGCTCCATCAAACGCTGTTCGCGCTGTGTGTCCAACGGCTCGAAAGTCGTCATGTCGCTCTTCCGAGCAGGTACCCGTGAAGTATATCCCAGAAACGCCGATCCGGACAACTTCCCAACCGACTGCCACTTGAAGCGACAGAAGAACGCTCTTTGGCGTGGACGAGGGCGTGCGGCATGACGGATACCCGCACACGCCCTACGGGCCCAGACCATTAAGGTACGGCAGGATCTCCTCCGAGTAGTACGGCTCCTGCGTCCCCCAGAAGATGTAGTCGAGTCGCAGCCGTTCCGTCGCGTATCGATACAGATCCGCCACCGTTACGCGTTCCCCCGTGGCGGGGTTGGTCTCCTCGAGGTTGCCATCCTGCACGGCCACGCCGGCCGGGATCTTGGAACCGCGTGCCGCGATCAGCGGGTAGCTGTGATGCTGCTGCCCCTTGCGGTGCGGGAGCAGATCGGGCCCGCCCACGCCCACCCCGATGCTGTCGGCCCAGGCGTAGACCGCTTGGAGGTATCCGTGATCGGTCCAGGGGAGCCACTCTCCCGGCATGAAGTTGGCATACTGGATCACAACGGAGCGCGGGAACGCCTTGCGGGCCCCGACCATGATGGCCTTGATGCCTTCGACATAGCTCTCGTAGGTGAACGCCGCGGGATGGAGCTTGCCGCTCTCGCCGAAGCCGATGGATGTCTCAGCAAGGTTGAGCCCTTCGATCCGTCCATCGACTTCCCTGCCGAGCACCTCGAGCAGCCTGATGAACCGGGCGCGCACGGCCGGATCCCAGCGTCGCGCCACCCAGCCCTCGAAGTGCGCCCTGGACTCGTCGTCTCCTTCGTACTCGTATTTGCGCGCGACACCACCCCCGAAGGCCGGGTCCGTTTGGAGGTAGTCGGGGACCAGGATGTCCTCGGAAAACGATACGTCCTGAAGCTGCACGAAGAGCCGCTTGCCGTGCCTCTCGAGGAACGCAAGGTCGTCGAGCAGCGGTTGGAGCTCATACCGATCGCGCTCAGGCTCGAGTTCGCGCCAGGTGTACTTGAGCTGGGCCCCTGCGATGTGCTCGTTCTCGAGGAAGTCCGTCTCGGAGATGCGCTGGCGGTCGGTTCCGAAGAAGATGAAGTTCCTGGATCTCGCGGTATCGGTGACTTGATGGGCCCTGCTCCCGGAGTCAAGTAACAGCAGCAGGACCACGACTGTTGCCACCAATGCCGTTCTCTTGCCGTTCATGTGGTGTACCACTCAATCCGGCTGACACCATTCCGATCAGCGGCGATGCCCACCGCAATCCGCTGCCTGCTGTTGGTAGGCCCATTCCCGCTCACAGCCGGCATCAGCGTCTCCTACATCGGGTTGGTCCGGCACCGCGAGGCGAGCAGTCCTGTAGCTGCAAGG is a genomic window of bacterium containing:
- a CDS encoding 6-bladed beta-propeller, whose amino-acid sequence is MGNLLQTWRTMALGAITAIGLACALSSQAAHAGGPNLVLDADLTLGGAEVADEYFFGSVSSVVEDSKGNIYVLDRNLPALMKFSRDGELQQVLDNAGDGPGDLMSHPSAAIDSHDRIYIVGHGGRVEILDAQLTHVGSFERHNAVDLPRAIAVFADGSVVICVRGRQDETIIDLYGPDHAYRKSFSDNYVKGRNTPWYVGTTYIGGDLAIMAPDALVYAQMAPYAIRKFDKAGNLLVETRAGGADYVPEPPMPEVDGDRITYHMFPATSGIVALSNGHVLVTSFSRGENDAGRSLLCLYDSNVALVAVGSSAGFESVVGSGRDGAVYLYRKGEEHNVVVRAHVGQVKGR
- the sugE gene encoding quaternary ammonium compound efflux SMR transporter SugE is translated as MKWFILIVAGLFEMGWAVGLKYTDGFTRLWPTVGTAVSMVISLGLLGIAMKSLPLGTAYAVWVGVGAVGTAILGIVLFGESANPMRLASLGLIIVGIIGLKIATPA
- a CDS encoding GrpB family protein; the protein is MPEVHLSEYQDTWPTQYAQVAAELRSAITHPGIVPEHIGSTAVPGLCAKPVLDVLLGVAALDEVQASVAALASLGFVYRPEYELQIPDRRYFVRAEGVTPRVHIHAVVLGGTLWLQHLGFRDAMRANEDITRAYAELKRHLAVLHASDKAAYTEAKAPFIKRVLDTTAPPEEG